CCCAACAAGAACAGTTGCAAATGTAAAAGCGATATTTAGCAAAAATGGCGGAGAAATTTTGCCAAGTGGCAGCCTTAGCTTTATGTTTACAAGAAAGAGCGTTTTTGAGCTTGAAAAACCAAGTGCAGATATCGAAGAGATCGAGCTTGAGCTCATTGATTACGGACTAAGCGACATCGAAGAAGATGAAAACGCACTATTTGTTTATGGCGATTACGCAAATTTTGGCACACTTCATGAGGGCATAGAGAAGCTAAATTTAGTAGTTAAAAAAGCTTCACTTCAGTACTTACCAAATCAAACCGTGAGCCTAGATGAAGAGCAAATGCTTGAGGTTGAGAGGCTTCTTGACAAGCTAGAAGACGACGATGACGTCCAAGCAGTTTATACAAATATCGAGTAAAAAGGAGCAACATGCGTTTTGATGAGTTAAAAGTTTATGATATAAATTTAGATGAGCTAAAAAAAGATAAATTTGCAGTTTTAAAGACAGAAAAAGGCGATATCAAACTTGAGCTTTTTGCCGAGGATGCACCGCAAGCTGTTGCAAATTTTGTCCATTTGATAAAAACAGGCTTTTATAATGGCCTAAATTTTCACAGAGTTATACCAAATTTCGTCATTCAAGGTGGCTGCCCAAATGGCACAGGCACAGGCGGTCCTGGCTGGAGGATAAAATGCGAATGCGATAATCAAAAGGTAAAGCATGAGCGTGGCAGCCTTAGCATGGCTCACGCAGGTCGCGACACTGGCGGATCGCAGTTTTTCATCTGCCACAGCAAGCAACCTCATCTTGACGGCGTGCATACAGTCTTTGGAAAGTGCGCTGACGATGAGAGCTTAAAGGTACTTGATGCTATCAGACAAGGCGACAAGATCCTCTCAGCAGAGATCAAGCAGAGCCTATAAAAGGGGAATTTATGGAGAGTGCAAAAACGCAAAAAAGTCTCTTTGTGAGGCTATTTACCAATCTCGCCATTTGGGTTGTGATAGGTATAGTTGGCGGTGTTATCGTCGGTATGGTCGCACCTGAGCTTGGCATAGCGAGCAAGCCAGGCATTGATTATTTTATAAAAGCCCTTAAAATTTTAATCGGCCCTATCATCTTTTTAACGATCGTTTCAGGCATCGTCGGACTTGAGAGCCTAAAAGATCTTGGCACCATCGGACTTAAGGCGTTTATCTACTTTGAGATAGTTAGCACGCTTGCTCTTGCTGTTGGTATCATCTTTGGCGAGACGCTTCGTCCAGGACATGGCATGAACCTTGACTATACCCAGCTTGACGCCTCAAGTGTGGCTAAATTTACATCTCAAGCTGGAAATATGGACGCAAATAGTGGCTTTTTAGCACACACGCTTCATCTTTTAAGAGGCGCTGTGCCAGTAGATGACATCTTCCCTTACGTGCATATACTTGATCCATTTATAAAATCAAACACACTTCAAGTGCTTTTCATGGCGATTGTCGTTGCCATCATGCTTTCGCTACTTGCTCATGATAAAAAGCAAGCTTGTCTAAAACCGCTTGAATTTATCCAACACTACGTCTTAAAGCTTCTTACTTGGCTTATGTTATTTAGCCCAGTGGCGGCCTTTTCAGCGATGGCTTACTTGATCGGTAAATTTGGCATCGGAACGCTTCTTGGTATGATGGAGCTTCTTGTCGTTATGGCGCTTGCAAGCTGCTTTTTCATCTTTGTCGTGCTTGGCGTCATTTGCTACTTTGCCAAAGTTAATGTCTTTAAATTTATGCGCTTTATCTCAAAAGAGGTCTTGGTCGTTTTTGCGACAAGCTCGAGCGAAACAGCTCTTGCGCCACTTATGCAAAAGCTAGAAGCAGCTGGTATAAATAGAGGCGCAGTTGGCCTTATAATCCCAACTGGCTACTCATTTAACCTTGACTGCACCAACATCTACCTAAGCCTAAGCGTTATCTTCTTAGCGCAAGCATTTAATATCCCACTAACTTTTGAACATCTAATAAGCATACTAATCGTGCTAATGATCACAAGTAAAGGCGCTGTTGGCGTTACAGGCTCAGGCTTTGTCGTCCTTGCTGGCACACTAAGCGCACTTCCAAGCACTGGCATACCAGTCGTAACCGTAGCTGTGCTACTTGGCGTTGATAAATTTATGTCAGAGATGCGTGCTGTTGGTAACCTTTGCGGCAATGCCGTTGGCTGCATGATCGTATCTATCTGGGACAAAAAGGTTGATATGGAGAAATTTAGATACGCACTAGATCATCCAGACGAATTTCACTTCCACTCATAATAGAGTTTTTTAAGGGGCAATCGCCCCTTTTTATCTTAAATTTACTTCAAAACTTAAAGCGCTTACTCCCTATTTTTACAATACCAAATGAAAATTTATAAATTTTATTTTTAAATATAGAAACTAATATTATAATTATTGAAAATTTTAATTTGGAGGAGCTATGAAGACATTAGGCATCATAGGCGGCATGGGACCACTTGCCACGGCTGATTTATACAAAAAGATCATCGATATAACCCCAGCAACTTGCGATCAAGAGCACCTACACATCGTTATCGACTCATACGCGCAGATAGAAGATAGGACAAAATTTATCATGGGCGAGGGAGAAAGTCCGCTTCCAAAGCTGATTCAAAGTGCAAAACTTTTAAAAAATGCAGGATGCGAAGCGATGCTAATGGCTTGCAACACGGCTCACTACTTTGCTCCAAGTATCGAAAAAGAGGCTGGAGTGAAAATTTTGCACATTGCAAAAGTTACCATAGATGCCTTGCAAAAGAGATATCCACACGCTAAAAATATCGCTGTTATCGCAACAAGTGGCACAAAAAAAGCAGGCGTTTATGATCAAATTTTAAAAGAGCGCGGGCTAAAAAGCGTGGATTTTAGCAAAGAGACGCAAGATGTCATCATGGAGTGCATCTACAAGGGCGTCAAAGCTGGCAAACTAGAAGAGTATGTGCCGGTATTTTATGAAGTGCTTTCAAACATTGAAGCTGACGTTTATATCGCAGGCTGCACCGAGATACCGATGTTTTTGCCATTTATCAGCAGCGAGTATAAATTTATAGATGCGACATTTGAGCTAGCAAAAGCTGGCGTAGAATTTGGACTAGAAAAGAGAGTATTTTGATTAAATTTAGCCAGATACCTGGCTAAATTTTTGTTTTAACTGCAACTTACACTAAATACAACAGCGACTTTTATAGTAGAAATTTGAGATCAAATTTAGTTGGAGTGTTCTGGCTAAATTTTTGTTCTAACTGCAGATCGTTTGTATTAATTTTTTTGATATCTGATGGGTGATTTTTAGAGCTTAATAAGTGTGGTTTTATAGCGAGAAGCTTTAGAAAGTCTAGTGAAATTTAGTATTTTGATTTAAATTTAGCTGGAGTGTTTTGGGTAAATTTTAGTTCTAACTGCAAAGATCACTTATATTAAAATTTCTGATGTCAGGCGATTAAATTTTTCAGACTTAGAAAGAGTGGCTTTTGGTTAGAAATTTTAAAAAATCTATTTAAATTTGACCGAGCTGTTTCGCAAAATGTTTTAAATTTTATATTAGAAATTTGAAAAAGAGCTATATTTTATAGCTCTAAATTTTTTACTATTTGATAGTTTAAATTTAAAAGCCTTGCAGGATCTTCCCACAAGGCTATAAATTTAAGCTGTTGGACCAGCTTTTGCGTACTCAACGCCCTCTTTTACATCTTCGTAGCGTTTGAAATTTTCAACAAACATTTTAGCAAGCTTGTCGCGTGAAATATTGTACTCAGCTGGGTGTGTCCATGTGTTTATAGGATTTAGCAGTTTTGTCTCTACACCATCAAGCTCTTTTGGGATAGAGAAGTTAAATTTATCAAAATTTTCAAATTCGCATTTTGTGATGCTACCATCAAGGATCGCATTTATGCAAGCACGTGTCGCTTTTATGCTCATACGCTTACCAACGCCGTAAGCACCGCCACTCCAGCCTGTATTTACTAGATAGACATTAACGCCGTGTTTATCGATCTTCTCGCCAAGTAGCTTTGCATAGACGGTTGGGTGAAGTGGCATAAATGGCTCGCCAAAGCAAGCGCTAAAAGTAGCAACTGGCTCAGTGATACCGCGCTCTGTGCCAGCAACTTTTGCTGTATAGCCACTTAGAAAATAATACATCGCCTGCTCTTTTGTCAGCTTTGCAACTGGAGGAAGCACGCCAAAAGCATCAGCACTTAAAAAGATGATATTTTTTGGATGGCCAGCGCTTGAGCTTGGCTCGTAGTTGTCGATGTGATAGATCGGATAGCTCACGCGTGTGTTTTCAGTCTTTGAGCCATCTTTGTAATCAACCACTCCGTTTTCGTCAGCCACTACGTTTTCAAGTAGCGCGTCACGCCTGATCGCTGCGTAAATTTCTGGCTCGCTACTTGGATCAAGGTTGATACATTTTGCGTAGCAGCCGCCCTCAAAGTTAAACACGCCATCATCGTCCCAGCCGTGCTCATCATCGCCTATTAGTTTGCGTTTTGGATCGGTTGAAAGTGTCGTTTTACCAGTGCCAGATAGGCCAAAAAATAGCGCCGTATCGCCCTTTTCGCCTACATTTGCAGAGCAGTGCATGCTTAGCTTGCCTTCAAGTGGCAACCAGTAGTTCATCATAGAAAAAATGCCCTTTTTCATCTCGCCGCCATACCATGTGCCACCGATCACTGCGACATTTTCCTCGACATTAAATATGACAAAGACCTCTGAATGTAGTCCGTCAGCCTTGTACTCCTCATTTTTTGTCTTGCAAGCGTTATATACTACAAAATCAGGCTCAAATTTAGCCAGCTCTGCTTCACTTGGACGGATAAACATATTTTTTACAAAGTGCGCTTGCCACGCTACTTCAGTGACGAAGCGGACTGATTTTTGGCTCTTTTTGCTAGCTCCACAAAATGCATCTTGGATAAAAATTTCTTTACCACTTAGCTGATCTTTTGCTTTTTTAAGAAGCTTGTCAAAAAGCTCTTTTGTGATAGGCTGATTTATCTTGCCCCAAGCGATGTATTTTTGGCTTGGATCTTGCTTGACAAAGTACTTATCTTTTGGGCTTCTGCCAGTAAAAATTCCAGTATCAACCATAAATGTGCCGTTACTAGAGACTCTGCCTTCGTTGTTCGCCTTTTCAAGCTCAAAAAGCTCGTCGTAGCTTAGATTGTGATTTATCTTTTTGATCTCTTTTAGACCTAGCTCGTCTAGCTTATTTATCATGTTGTTTCCTTTAAATTTCGTTTCTTTATAAATTTGACCTAAAAGTCATCAAAATGTTAATCAAATTTCGCTTAACACTATCTTTTTAAAAGTGGCAAATTTATTTAAATCTAGCCACCACTTGATTGTTTGCAACGCTTTGACCTTTACTAACCTCTATAGAGCCTATGATGCCATCTTTTGGGGCTTTGACCTCTATCTCCATCTTCATCGCTTCAAGCACTACTATGGCCTGACCTTTTTTGACATGATCTCCTACGCTAACTAAAATTTTATGCACAGCGCCTGGCAAGCTTGCAACGATGTCATTTTCTGTTGCGCCTGCTGCTGCACTTTTGGCATTTTTTACGCTCTTGCCTTCAACTTCGGTGATTGATTTTACTTGGATGCTGTCGTTAAAACCTTCGCTTACTTCGACATTGTAGCGGCTACCATTTACGACGACGCTATATCTGCCGCTTTGAGTTTGTCTGCCCTCATTTGCCTTAGCGTTTGGATCGATCTTTCTTACATTTACTTTGGCTTCGCCTTTTAAGAACGCGATGCCTTTTTCTTTACAAGCTGCAGCGATAAAGACGTTTTCTTCGGTAACCTTGATCTTATTTTGTTTTAAAATTTCTT
This genomic stretch from Campylobacter concisus harbors:
- a CDS encoding YebC/PmpR family DNA-binding transcriptional regulator; the encoded protein is MGRAFEYRRAAKEARWDKMSKVFPKLAKAITVAAKDGGCDPDMNPKLRAAIAAAKAENMPKDNIDAAIKRANGKDSADIKTIFYDGKSAHGVQIIVECATDNPTRTVANVKAIFSKNGGEILPSGSLSFMFTRKSVFELEKPSADIEEIELELIDYGLSDIEEDENALFVYGDYANFGTLHEGIEKLNLVVKKASLQYLPNQTVSLDEEQMLEVERLLDKLEDDDDVQAVYTNIE
- a CDS encoding peptidylprolyl isomerase, yielding MRFDELKVYDINLDELKKDKFAVLKTEKGDIKLELFAEDAPQAVANFVHLIKTGFYNGLNFHRVIPNFVIQGGCPNGTGTGGPGWRIKCECDNQKVKHERGSLSMAHAGRDTGGSQFFICHSKQPHLDGVHTVFGKCADDESLKVLDAIRQGDKILSAEIKQSL
- a CDS encoding cation:dicarboxylate symporter family transporter codes for the protein MESAKTQKSLFVRLFTNLAIWVVIGIVGGVIVGMVAPELGIASKPGIDYFIKALKILIGPIIFLTIVSGIVGLESLKDLGTIGLKAFIYFEIVSTLALAVGIIFGETLRPGHGMNLDYTQLDASSVAKFTSQAGNMDANSGFLAHTLHLLRGAVPVDDIFPYVHILDPFIKSNTLQVLFMAIVVAIMLSLLAHDKKQACLKPLEFIQHYVLKLLTWLMLFSPVAAFSAMAYLIGKFGIGTLLGMMELLVVMALASCFFIFVVLGVICYFAKVNVFKFMRFISKEVLVVFATSSSETALAPLMQKLEAAGINRGAVGLIIPTGYSFNLDCTNIYLSLSVIFLAQAFNIPLTFEHLISILIVLMITSKGAVGVTGSGFVVLAGTLSALPSTGIPVVTVAVLLGVDKFMSEMRAVGNLCGNAVGCMIVSIWDKKVDMEKFRYALDHPDEFHFHS
- a CDS encoding aspartate/glutamate racemase family protein — protein: MKTLGIIGGMGPLATADLYKKIIDITPATCDQEHLHIVIDSYAQIEDRTKFIMGEGESPLPKLIQSAKLLKNAGCEAMLMACNTAHYFAPSIEKEAGVKILHIAKVTIDALQKRYPHAKNIAVIATSGTKKAGVYDQILKERGLKSVDFSKETQDVIMECIYKGVKAGKLEEYVPVFYEVLSNIEADVYIAGCTEIPMFLPFISSEYKFIDATFELAKAGVEFGLEKRVF
- the pckA gene encoding phosphoenolpyruvate carboxykinase (ATP), producing the protein MNKLDELGLKEIKKINHNLSYDELFELEKANNEGRVSSNGTFMVDTGIFTGRSPKDKYFVKQDPSQKYIAWGKINQPITKELFDKLLKKAKDQLSGKEIFIQDAFCGASKKSQKSVRFVTEVAWQAHFVKNMFIRPSEAELAKFEPDFVVYNACKTKNEEYKADGLHSEVFVIFNVEENVAVIGGTWYGGEMKKGIFSMMNYWLPLEGKLSMHCSANVGEKGDTALFFGLSGTGKTTLSTDPKRKLIGDDEHGWDDDGVFNFEGGCYAKCINLDPSSEPEIYAAIRRDALLENVVADENGVVDYKDGSKTENTRVSYPIYHIDNYEPSSSAGHPKNIIFLSADAFGVLPPVAKLTKEQAMYYFLSGYTAKVAGTERGITEPVATFSACFGEPFMPLHPTVYAKLLGEKIDKHGVNVYLVNTGWSGGAYGVGKRMSIKATRACINAILDGSITKCEFENFDKFNFSIPKELDGVETKLLNPINTWTHPAEYNISRDKLAKMFVENFKRYEDVKEGVEYAKAGPTA